DNA from Candidatus Margulisiibacteriota bacterium:
TAAAGCCGGCTACCCTGGAAACCGGTTACGTGGTACAGGTCCCGATTTTTTGTAATACGGGAGATAAACTGAGAATAGATACTACCACCGGTGAATATGTTGAACGCGTAAAATAAATTTTTTACATAAAAAGTTTTTTAATTAACAAAAATTTCTTCAATGGTATCCTGAGTATAAATTTCTTTTAAGGAAAAACTTTTTTTATCTGTATCAAAAATAACGACCGTAGCCAGAGAATTTGTGTCTCTCGGTACTGCCGGAGATCCGGGATTAATATAGATCGTGTTTTCTATAATTTTCAGACTATAAATATGAGTATGTCCTGAAATAATCACTCTTGATTTGGTCTCAAAAGCAAGATTTTTAAACTGGCCTTCTTTTTCAAACAAATGACCGTGAGTAACGCAAATTTTCAGTTTATCGAAATCTTTTATTACAAAAGGTTCATGGATCATATATTCCTTAAATTTGGAATAATCATCATATCCGTCACAGTTCCCAACATAATACTCAACAGTTTTCTCTTTGTAATTCATGAGCGAGTTCATTATCTGCTCTGAATTTTGTCTGGAAGTTTCATCTTTATTATAACTAAAGAAAATATCTCCCAGACACCATATCTGATCAGCAGTCTTGAAGTATTTTTCCATTAACAGGTTAAAAACTTTGAGGTTGCCGTGCAGATCAGAAAAAATGAGTATTTTCATGGTTTTTAGTAATGTATTAAAGAAACAATTTTTTTACAACTTAACTTCGACC
Protein-coding regions in this window:
- a CDS encoding YfcE family phosphodiesterase, encoding MKILIFSDLHGNLKVFNLLMEKYFKTADQIWCLGDIFFSYNKDETSRQNSEQIMNSLMNYKEKTVEYYVGNCDGYDDYSKFKEYMIHEPFVIKDFDKLKICVTHGHLFEKEGQFKNLAFETKSRVIISGHTHIYSLKIIENTIYINPGSPAVPRDTNSLATVVIFDTDKKSFSLKEIYTQDTIEEIFVN